A stretch of DNA from Planococcus antarcticus DSM 14505:
CGGGTTAAAACCTGTTCAGCGCAGAATTTTATATGCGATGTACCATGAAGGCAATACTAACGATAAAGCGTTTCGTAAATCGGCCAAAACCGTTGGTAACGTTATCGGCAACTATCATCCACACGGAGACAGCTCGGTTTATGAAGCGATGGTGCGATTGAGCCAGGACTGGAAAATTCGCCATATGCTCGTTGAAATGCACGGCAATAACGGCTCGATGGATGGTGATTCACCAGCTGCAATGCGTTACACAGAAGCCCGTTTGTCTGCCATTTCTTCCGAATTGCTGCGCGACATTGATAAACGCACAGTGGATTTTATTCCGAACTTTGATGATTCCGATATGGAACCGACTGTTTTGCCGGCCCGTTTCCCGAACCTGTTGGTCAACGGATCGACCGGTATTTCTGCCGGTTACGCCACCGATATCCCACCGCATGCGCTTCATGAAGTGCTCGATGCCGTATTGATGCGCATGGACAATCCACAAGCGACTGTTGCTGAACTGATGACCGTCATTAAGGGGCCGGATTTCCCGACAGGCGGCATTATCCAGGGACTGGACGGCATCCGTAAAGCTTACGAAACTGGCAAAGGCAAGATCATCGTCCGTTCAAAAGCCCAAATAGAACCGTTAAAAGGCGGAAAAGAGCAAATTGTCGTTACGGAAATTCCTTTTGAAGTCAATAAAGCCAATATGATCAAGAAAATCGATGATCACCGCTTTGACCGCAAGCTTGAAGGCATCTCTGAAGTGCGGGATGAATCCGATAGAAGCGGTTTGCGCATTGTCATCGAATTGAAAAAAGATGTGCAAGCCAACGGGATTTTAAGCTATCTTTACAAAAATACCGATCTGCAAGTCAGCTACAACTTCAATATGGTCGCTATCTATAAGCGTCGTCCGACAATGATGACTTTGCAGACGATGCTGGATGCCTATATCGAACATCAGAAAGAAGTCATCACCAAGCGTTCGGAATTCGATCTGCAAAAAGCTAGTGATCGCATGCATATTGTGGAAGGCTTGATGAAAGCTTTGTCGATTCTGGATAAAGTCATCAAAACCATCCGTTCTTCAAAAGACAAACGCGATGCCAAGAACAACTTGATTGCGTCGTTTGATTTCTCTGAAGCGCAGTCCGAAGCGATTGTGTCCTTGCAATTATACCGACTGACCAATACCGACATCACCGACCTGCAAAAAGAAGAAAACGATCTGAAGAAACTGATCGCTGAATTGACGGGTATCCTGACTAGCCCGACCAAATTGAAAAATATCATCAAGAAAGAATTAGCAAGCATCCGTAAGCAATTCGCCGAACCACGCCGTTCGGTTATTGAAGACAAGATCGAAGAAATCACCATCACACGTGAAATCATGATTCCAAGTGAAGAAGTGGTAGTGACAATCACGAAAGAAGGCTATGTTAAGCGGACCAGTACACGTTCGCATGCGGCTTCAAACGGCAAGGACTTTGCGATGAAAGAATCGGATTACTTGCTGTTCGAAGGCAATTTGAATACGCAGCATACGATTCTGATTTTTACCACGGCTGGGAACTTCGTTTTCCAACCGATCAACGAGTTGCCTGATATCAAATGGAAAGATCTTGGACAGCATTTATCCAGCATCGTGCAATTGGATGCTAATGAATCTGTTCTTGCGGTTTATCCATTCGAGAAATTTGATGCAGATGCTAGTATCCTAACCGTTTCAAAACTAGGCCAGGTCAAACGTTCGGCTTTGAAGGATTATCAGATTCAGCGCTATTCACGCGCCATTAAGACAATGAATCTAAAATCAGACGATGCGATGATTTATGCGACATTAGTGACCAAAGAAACAGAATTATTCATCGGTACAAAGCAAGCCTACGGTGTCCGTTTCCCACTGGACGAAGTTCCACTGACCGGACTTCGTACCGGAGGGGTCAAAGGCGTCAACTTGAAGGACGGCGACGAGGCCGTTTCAGCTGTCATGATTGACCCGGAAGTGAAGCAGGAGCTTGTGTTGATCACTCATCGCGGGGCGGCGAAGAAAATGAAGCTGCAGGAATTTGAAAGCGGCAACCGTGCGAAGCGTGGTGTTGTCATGCTTCGGGAATTAAAATCTAACCCTCACCGTGTGGTAGCTGTAATTGGCGCGACCGGAAAAGAAGAAATTATTTTGGAAACTGCCAAAGGTATTCGAATCTCTTTGGTTGCTAATTCATTGAAAAACGTAGATCGTTATTCGAATGGTTCATTTATTGCGGATGAGGCAACAGATGGGCAAGTGAATTCTGCCTATCGTTTTGAAAGAAAAGAATAATTTAAAATCCTCCTTCTTTTATTCAAAGAGAAGGGGGATTTCTTTATGAATATTTAAATGGATTCAAATGCTTATGAATGGTTAAAATTTAACGAGCTTGAATAAATATGAATAGTTTTGCGCGGGTAAAAACCTCGTAGAAGTAGAGGATGATCAAGCTCGGGCTTTGTTTGGTGAACTTTTTCGGGGGTCTTCACGAAATGCACGAACGCGAGTGGATATGCACGCTTTTTCGATAATACGCACGCTTGGGGAAAACCACGCACGATCCAGTTGCTGTTACGCACGTTCAGGGGGAAAATACGCAAGAAAGCCAAGGTTCTACGCATAAAAACACGGAGAAATATTTTCCCTATTGTTCCTCGGCTATTACCTGAAGACATGTGAGTTGAAAAAGAAAAAACTAAACTAATGTATTAAAATTTTTAGTTTAATTGTCGCAATTTTCTCACCAATTGAGCGCTTTGATGTGTTAGAGTAGTGAGATAAATAAAAACAAGAGGGTGACATCTATGACTAAAACCAACATCACAGAGCTTGACAGGGAAGTGACTTTTTCAAAAGTATCTGTGGAAGAAATCATGGTTGCTAACCAAGCACTTAAGGATGTCGTCATCAAGACGCCATTGCAAAAAAATGAGCTGCTGTCCGCACGATATGGCTGCAATGTTTACTTGAAGCGCGAGGATTTGCAGGTAGTTCGATCCTTTAAGCTACGTGGTGCCTATAATTTCATCCGCAGCTTGAATGCTCCGGAACGCGCCAAAGGAGTGGTATGTGCAAGCGCCGGCAATCATGCACAAGGTGTCGCTTACTCATGCTTTGCACTCGGCATCGAAGGGAAAATCTTTATGCCACTGACGACGCCACGCCAAAAAGTGTCGCAGGTCAAACGTTTTGGGGGTGACAAGGTATCGGTTGTCTTGACAGGAGACTCCTTTGACGACTCTTTTACAGCGGCGATGGAATATTGTACAGAAGAAGAAAAAATCTTTGTTCATCCTTTTAATGACAACCGCATCATTGCAGGACAAGGAACGGTTGCTGTGGAAATTCTCAATGATATGCAGGAATCGGTCGATTATTTGTTTTGTGCAATTGGCGGCGGCGGATTGGCGTCAGGCGTAGGCTCTTACCTAAAAGGCATCAGCCCTTCGACTAAACTGATTGGCGTCGAACCAGCGGGGGCTGCCGGCATGAAAACTTCGCTGGCCAATGGTCAAGTGACGCGCCTCGACACGGTTGATACCTTTGTTGACGGGGCTGCGGTCAAACAGGTCGGTGATCTTTCCATGGCTATCTGTTCCGAGGTACTAGATGACATCGCACTGGTCCCAGAAGGCAAGGTCTGCACAACCATTTTGCAGCTGTATAACGAAAATGCCATAGTCGCAGAACCAGCTGGCGCTTTGTCCATAGCCGCTCTTGATTTCTATAAAGATGACATTAGAGGCAAAAACGTGGTATGCGTCATCAGTGGGGGCAATAACGACATTGAGCGGATGCAGGAAATAAAGGAAAAGTCCTTGATCTATGAAGGGCTCAAGCATTATTTCATCGTCACATTCCCGCAACGTGCAGGCGCACTTCGCAAATTTATGGAACAAGTGCTGGGTGAAACCGATGACATCACCCATTTCGAATACACGAAACGAACAAACCGCGAAGAAGGCCCGGTTCTAGTCGGCATCGAACTGAAATGCCGA
This window harbors:
- the parC gene encoding DNA topoisomerase IV subunit A; its protein translation is MTQTERYQDLPLEEVIGDRFGRYSKYIIQDRALPDARDGLKPVQRRILYAMYHEGNTNDKAFRKSAKTVGNVIGNYHPHGDSSVYEAMVRLSQDWKIRHMLVEMHGNNGSMDGDSPAAMRYTEARLSAISSELLRDIDKRTVDFIPNFDDSDMEPTVLPARFPNLLVNGSTGISAGYATDIPPHALHEVLDAVLMRMDNPQATVAELMTVIKGPDFPTGGIIQGLDGIRKAYETGKGKIIVRSKAQIEPLKGGKEQIVVTEIPFEVNKANMIKKIDDHRFDRKLEGISEVRDESDRSGLRIVIELKKDVQANGILSYLYKNTDLQVSYNFNMVAIYKRRPTMMTLQTMLDAYIEHQKEVITKRSEFDLQKASDRMHIVEGLMKALSILDKVIKTIRSSKDKRDAKNNLIASFDFSEAQSEAIVSLQLYRLTNTDITDLQKEENDLKKLIAELTGILTSPTKLKNIIKKELASIRKQFAEPRRSVIEDKIEEITITREIMIPSEEVVVTITKEGYVKRTSTRSHAASNGKDFAMKESDYLLFEGNLNTQHTILIFTTAGNFVFQPINELPDIKWKDLGQHLSSIVQLDANESVLAVYPFEKFDADASILTVSKLGQVKRSALKDYQIQRYSRAIKTMNLKSDDAMIYATLVTKETELFIGTKQAYGVRFPLDEVPLTGLRTGGVKGVNLKDGDEAVSAVMIDPEVKQELVLITHRGAAKKMKLQEFESGNRAKRGVVMLRELKSNPHRVVAVIGATGKEEIILETAKGIRISLVANSLKNVDRYSNGSFIADEATDGQVNSAYRFERKE
- the ilvA gene encoding threonine ammonia-lyase IlvA, which gives rise to MTKTNITELDREVTFSKVSVEEIMVANQALKDVVIKTPLQKNELLSARYGCNVYLKREDLQVVRSFKLRGAYNFIRSLNAPERAKGVVCASAGNHAQGVAYSCFALGIEGKIFMPLTTPRQKVSQVKRFGGDKVSVVLTGDSFDDSFTAAMEYCTEEEKIFVHPFNDNRIIAGQGTVAVEILNDMQESVDYLFCAIGGGGLASGVGSYLKGISPSTKLIGVEPAGAAGMKTSLANGQVTRLDTVDTFVDGAAVKQVGDLSMAICSEVLDDIALVPEGKVCTTILQLYNENAIVAEPAGALSIAALDFYKDDIRGKNVVCVISGGNNDIERMQEIKEKSLIYEGLKHYFIVTFPQRAGALRKFMEQVLGETDDITHFEYTKRTNREEGPVLVGIELKCREDYEPLVKRMAENGFPYKDINNDSLLFNLLI